The genomic interval GATTCTGCATATGGTGTAAGAGGACAAAGTAGTGTTGTGAATGAAGATTACGATAGAGTAGTAATTGATTCTAATGATAATAGAAGTAAAGTAAAAGAATACTTTAATGGATTAAAAGATAGGTTGATAGCTATTAAAAAAGGTAAGTCTAATGAAGTTATTGACAAGTTAATAGCTTCTGTAAATAAATTAGCTGCTGCTACTGGTGGTGATAACATTAGTATTGGAGAAATTAGTGCTAGCAACAGTAAGGCTTCTGCTATTTCTGAGAATGCAAGTGTTTCAACTATTATTAATGAAGTTAAAGAAATAATTGAGGTTGCAGAAAAATCTGGTGTAGAGATTAAAAACAAGGGTGTTGTTGGTACCCCTGTTAATGCAACAGATAACACTACTGCACTTGCTGCCCTTAATGGTGGTAGTGGTATTAATTATGATGATGGTGGTGTTGTTAGTGTAGAAGCTGGTATTAAACTTGCTAAAGAAGTGGCTAAAGCAGATCCATGGGCAATGATTGATAAAATAAGAAATGCTACAACTAAAACCACTTATATTGATAATAGGGATAATGATGCAGGAGAATTAGTTACTGGTAAGACTACTTCTAATAAGGGTGCTGGTGCCAAAAGTAATGCAGACTTAGCAGCAGCTGTTGCATTAAAGGCAATGAGTAGGGATGGTAAGTTTGCAGCTTATAAAAATGGTAATGATACTGTATATGTAGAAAATATTAAAAAAGCTGCAGCTAATGCTGTTAATAAGGTATTAGGTGCGATTCATGCAATTGTTATGCAAACATTACAAAAGATTAAGTAAGTAGATCTTTAAGATATTTGGGATTAAATTTTTATATGAGATAATAAATTATGTGAGAAGTGCTTGATTAAGCACTTCTCTTTTTCAGCGGATATCTTAATTAATTTAATTAATATAATATTTATTAACTTTTTTAAGTTATCAATGTATACCTTGAATCATTTTATAGCTTTAACTTGTCTATTATTTTTTCCAGTAAATATTCTGAGTTAATATAATGCAATTATTGCGTAAATAGAGTTCAGTATATAATTGCTTTTGGTATATTTTAATGCGTGTTTTTTCACTAAAGTTATGTCTTTTTTGGAAATTTGAATTTGATTAAGTGTTGTTATTGATATTCTTATTGAATTAAGATTTAGGTTATCTTTCTTATAAGGTTTTGGATTTAATATAATATTTATGAAAAATGATCAGTTGTATTTGTTCCATTTATCTATGAATTTTATTTTGTATATATCTTTTGTATGAAGTAAAATCTCTAATTTTAGAGGCATCATTTAGTCTTTTTAGGAAAATTGCTTTATATGTTATTTTTGAAGTATTTTGGTGTAAAGCTTGAATCTTACTCAAATTGCTGTAATTTTTATACTTTAGAGGAGGGGGAAATGAAATCTAAAAATAAATATATAGCGTTGGGATTACTTTTAAATTTTATCAGTTGTGATTTAATATTAAACGATGAAATGAAAGAGAAATCTCTAGGTTTATTAGGTAAGATTCAACAATCTGTTTTGGATGGCAGTGAAAAATCTGTTGAAAAGTCTACTAAGAAAAAGAAAAAGGTTGTTAAGAAGAAGAGAAAACCATCTGCTGTTGTTAACCAATCTATTGTTAATAGTGATGTAGCACAAAATTTAGTATCAGGTGGTATGATTGATGTTCTTAAGGAACAGTATAGTGTACAAAAGGATATTACATTTGCGAATGGCCTTAATAAAAATGATGAAGTAGTTCTTAAAGAAGAAAGTCCACAGGTTGTATTATCAAGTATAAAAACTGAGCTTAGTAAAGAAAAAATACAAGAGCCGCAAAATATAGAGATAACCAATGAAAATTCAATTACTGGAGTTGAAACTTATGATAGCGTAAAATCAACATCTCATAATAGCAGTGCAAGTGTTGAGCCAAAAAAGGAAGTTATTGTTCAAAACAATGCATTTGATATTGACTTTACTATAGATTCAGATTTAAGCCAAACTATTTCAGGTTCAAATTCTTTTTCATATGTTGAGGAAATAGAAGAAGATGAGGATGATTACTACTTTCAAGAGGGAGAAGTAATAGAAGATGAAGAAGATGAGTATGAGTTGGAAGATAAGAAATTATTTGAAGAAGAAACAAGGCTAAGTAATCGATATAATGCTTATCTGTCAGGCGTTAGACATAATGTGAATACAGCAATTAGAACAATTGATAAAATATATAATAATTTTGAATTATTTGCGACACAAAAATTCAAGATGCATTCTACACGTTTTGATTCTGTTGTCAAAGCTCAAG from Borrelia coriaceae carries:
- a CDS encoding variable large family protein → MKIRKPLGLLIITSSLFSGCDLVEQFIAEGKDRLGNKEALIFDAMTDGTLSNQKGIQLPKGKKNTLPQEKNTEIASNIGSQVDSHDDNLAPGWYKISGFAGGGRLKGAEGETTYVGLSGDINTFNAGKPLVGARGQRNNSTLGSVSGEKSIPAITEESYGSNDVVEFSYGTVEPIISGQNSSNLVTEEQYDSKNMYVFEDSYASAPVLTGQSGGLAGEEYDSNSFDVSYDSAYGVRGQSSVVNEDYDRVVIDSNDNRSKVKEYFNGLKDRLIAIKKGKSNEVIDKLIASVNKLAAATGGDNISIGEISASNSKASAISENASVSTIINEVKEIIEVAEKSGVEIKNKGVVGTPVNATDNTTALAALNGGSGINYDDGGVVSVEAGIKLAKEVAKADPWAMIDKIRNATTKTTYIDNRDNDAGELVTGKTTSNKGAGAKSNADLAAAVALKAMSRDGKFAAYKNGNDTVYVENIKKAAANAVNKVLGAIHAIVMQTLQKIK